Proteins from a genomic interval of Haemorhous mexicanus isolate bHaeMex1 chromosome Z, bHaeMex1.pri, whole genome shotgun sequence:
- the CCNH gene encoding cyclin-H, which yields MFHSSTQRRHWTFHGEEELARRRAEGNRRARARAAASGKVPQGDPVLLEPHEELVLCKYYEKRLLDFCAAFKPAMPRSVVGTACMYFKRFYLNNSVMEHHPRIIMLTCIFLACKVDEFNVSSAQFVGNLRESPLGQEKALEQILEYELLLIQQLNFHLIIHNPYRPFEGFLIDIKTRYPVLENPEVLRKTADDFLNRVALTDAYLLFTPSQIALTAILSSGSRAGINMESYLSESLTLKEDRSTLSRLLDEMKCMKNLIKKYELPRPEEVAALKQKLEKCHSLDLLFNTNPKKRKGYEDDEYVTKKCKMDEEEWTDDDLVDSALL from the exons ATGTTCCACAGCAGCACGCAGCGCCGGCACTGGACCTTCCATGGCGAGGAGGAGCTGGCGCGGCGCCGCGCTGAGGGGAACCGCCGGGCCCGGGCCAGGGCGGCGGCCAGCGGGAAG GTGCCGCAGGGCGACCCGGTGCTGCTGGAGCCGCACGAGGAGCTGGTGCTATGCAAGTACTACGAGAAGAGGCTTCTGGATTTCTGCGCCGCATTCAAGCCCGCCATGCCGCGGTCCGTTGTG gGAACAGCTTGCATGTATTTCAAACGTTTTTACCTCAATAACTCAGTGATGGAGCATCATCCTCGGATTATAAT GCTAACATGCATATTTTTGGCCTGTAAAGTAGATGAATTTAATGTATCCAGTGCACAGTTTGTTGGTAACCTTCGAGAAAGTCCTCTTGGACAGGAAAAAGCTCTTGAACAAATACTGGAATATGAACTTCTGCTTATTCAGCAACTGAACTTCCATCTTATCATCCACAATCCGTATAGGCCATTTGAGGGATTTCTAATTGATATTAAG ACTCGCTATCCAGTGCTGGAAAATCCTGAAGTTTTGAGGAAAACAGCTGATGACTTCCTTAACCGAGTGGCTCTGACAGATGCATATCTGCTCTTTACTCCCTCACAGATCGCTCTCACTGCCATATTATCTAGTGGCTCAAGAGCAGGAATTAATATGGAAAg CTATTTATCAGAAAGTCTTACGCTGAAAGAGGACAGATCAACCTTATCCAGATTACTagatgaaatgaaat GCATGAAAAATCTCATAAAAAAATATGAACTGCCGAGGCCTGAAGAGGTTGCTGCTCTAAAACAGAAGTTAGAGAAGTGTCACAGCTTGGACCTCTTATTTAATACAAACCC gaagaagaggaaaggtTATGAAGATGATGAATATGTcacaaagaaatgtaaaatggaTGAG GAAGAGTGGACTGATGATGATCTCGTGGATTCAGCATTACTTTGA